The Megachile rotundata isolate GNS110a chromosome 11, iyMegRotu1, whole genome shotgun sequence genome includes a region encoding these proteins:
- the pcx gene encoding pecanex isoform X3, translated as MGSQTLEILRQGVWASLTGGWFYDPHLDIFSNTFHLYIWLFLLCLPFTIYLYFPPTLYVWVAYCSSIGALFGTIKCVNHALHCVYDTTECLEECGQAISQQRSESEKRHIVHNKCREQSQNQVDHGIELQVLSGKTDTPPVECSSRNSFIESNVQNADADSITSEYNRDKPSSTIDLKVEIHRKNSSESSEEAQLTKPMVPSINVHEAEIAATQHYEPCFRSKRYERRLKRLKCVVITEQDRQGSRKLCRHASKDSRNRHSKQGSLGKTGSESQIKQTSSLELEDHADDYPYWKSNQSVRRLNSNSIPMETHLMNDHPQSLEIISKKEDMDKNKISSHPQSLEVITKKPHQQLIHPQSLEIIGATNKNMNSTDDNNLPLHPQSLETINTKKVLPQNTLRKNQLQLLPYLSYGSEIVHPIAEQSDEQFANESTGGFSLRDSCSPLLTRKSCETNTTSNRDRSLSTSRFEDRFSRFNGDAGIDNDSANSRDALIEESKPGVKRRYSNASQSSREFSDGERSKDKDKLKNIDDPLNVGSVLGIDRLFEGNDCTLESRTNKGLHDKEPDSGSSSTILSMENEVKRKLLPQLETDNKRHQGAIPKQSRPKPAVEAIDDNITTVEQTRPRLKRTLEVRRDKNRRREGRFEQTSGSNNELSTLSLASSLLATLLTSGRELPGQSSTVSDLRLGCSSENRNSRRRRGPLKCSIRPYRVPRDRNRDDNVVPFTALLGLISNEECHLVANHNDTIEATVPYFHDESERWLAYTFDEKTSDAAAAAQVPSSNNDKLLNTLLRQQLNQNLRYDRNWELTDTLSISSSSPSLNSLDLSIHIDTPPVLSSPKSNQTKAQNSFSSNLVSSNTGSTNHSTGETSERDQFHQNAGNSNQCEPETLERDQFHLYMSRIESMTDRNRRLRNLLGYFNLNLYPVDSNRRVSVLTMPTHQEADMNTNLSWNRFIGGLDGSDSKPKQARHYYKWKIGKLPHIKVRFDRLFLLALLDRNLTIFETIISTFLAVAVAGLGLLLLQQGFYQDIFAFMFCFVTAGCQYSLLKSVQPDAASPTHGFNRIIVFSRPVYYILCSGFILIFNESLRNFKTSEFRIYGLRIADYDVILQIRNILLIFLLCFPLVFSLGLLPQINTFLMYLCEHIDIHLFGGNATTSLLSSIYCLCRSIVTVIILYGFAYGALTEPKSSQHILFSIFAGLLVAVSYHLSRSSSDPSVMWDIVKANLWPPEVYMEEKEAKIIENTSRRDNLSAPYKEAKFRAYRRKKHVKIEVGEQMSDTELVDPLPEKLRATVNARLKNDLIVCTVIGTLSFGIHCSTVFTALQPELNPVLWGIASCLGFLLHYIVPQLRKELPWLCLSRPVLRSHEYPQFEVREPVKIMWFEKAYVCLCFLERNVLYPIVFLGALTECSSKIVSKFGESIGALIIVVCGLKSLRSAYSDPSTRYLVLIFAVLFFKLDFRNLSETFLVDYFVTGIAFAKVYELLLKIRFVVTYIAPWQITWGSAFHAFAQPFSVPHSAMLFLQAGISAILSTPLNPFLGSAIFISSYVRPVKFWERDYKTRRVDHSNTRMSSHLDRNLGADDNNLNSIFYEQLTRSLQHSLCGDLALGRWGNVEQGDCFLLASDYLNCLVHIVQLGNGLVTFQLRGLEFRGTYCQQREVEAISEGIEDNNNCCCCEMGHFSNVLSVNAAFRQRWLAWELASSKYVLEGYSISDNSAVSMLQVFEFRKVLVTYYVKSIVFYTVKSPKLKYWLENSEIADALSVTLKKNFVDLDPVFNMSIHEDFDFRASGITRSSFCNVYLDWIQYCVTKHDKTLDKSRNSRLVSLCLALSLLGRRVLGAVSNNTVSNVEFFLYGLHALFKGDFRITSVRDEWVLLDVDLLRSVVAKGVRMALKLHQDHFMSPELYVELSALYEAIDSHDKNLVISHEADPLWRNAVLNGAPSLLALRHALDDGIDEYKVIMLNKRFLSFRVIKMNRECVRGLWAGQQQELIYLRNRNPERGSIQNAKQALRNIINSSCDQPIGYPIYVSPLTTSYAETNEQLCSIIGGPLSLGIIKTNILKLWQSLIYRVRRRCGQGCSSGGTGSQDDGGFGNDGVYAMTTYNIHLGYSQSGHHTSGSQSIDSGCQIGGSTGRGSLGRTNTGSLGGNRGSLASVGKPTSSTLASLAGLLSNSDIKTETKSETSFTSKLEKEEVLQRVRIIDPNQVYDAINLGRRIDVIWPDERMRQQGGRSGWQHWVPERGMEGCVVHCWSPNHRDPNRRSHVDKVILLVKIDDKYVPIAEQGVRNLGAEV; from the exons ATGGGTTCTCAAACGctggaaattttgagacaagGCGTCTGGGCGAGCCTGACAGGAGGCTGGTTTTACGATCCGCATCtcgatattttttcaaatactttTCACCTTTACATTTGGCTCTTCCTGCTCTGCTTACCATTTACTATATATCTT tattttccACCAACATTGTATGTTTGGGTGGCATATTGTTCTTCGATCGGAGCACTATTTGGTACAATAAAATGTGTCAATCATGCATTGCATTGTGTGTATGATACGACTGAATGTTTAGAAGAATGTGGTCAAGCTATTAGTCAGCAAAGATCAGAAAGTGAAAAACGACATATAGTGCATAATAAATGCAGggaacaatcacaaaatcaagtAGATCATGGAATAGAGCTCCAAGTTTTAAGCG GAAAAACAGATACACCACCTGTTGAATGCTCATCACGCAACTCTTTTATCGAATCAAATGTGCAAAATGCAGATGCAGATAGTATAACATCCGAGTACAATCGAGATAAACCTAGTTCAACTATAGATTTGAAGGTAGAAATTCATAGGAAAAATAGTTCAGAAAGTTCAGAAGAAGCACAATTAACTAAACCAATGGTACCTAGTATAAATGTACATGAAGCAGAAATAGCTGCTACTCAACACTATGAACCATGTTTTCGAAGTAAAAGATACG AAAGAAGGTTAAAACGACTCAAGTGCGTTGTTATTACCGAGCAAGATCGACAAGGTTCCAGGAAATTGTGCAGGCATGCATCTAAAGATTCACGAAATCGTCACTCTAAACAGGGTAGTCTTGGTAAAACAGGTTCTGAAAGTCAAATAAAACAAACAAGTTCATTAGAACTGGAAGACCATGCAGATGATTATCCTTATTGGAAGTCCAATCAAAGTGTTCGACGTCTTAATTCTAATTCAATTCCAATGGAAACTCATTTAATGAACGATCATCCGCAGAGTTTAGAAATTATATCAAAAAAGGAAGACAtggacaaaaataaaatttcatcacATCCACAATCCTTAGAG gTTATCACAAAGAAACCACATCAACAACTTATTCATCCACAAAGTCTTGAAATAATTGGTGCTACTAACAAAAATATGAACTCTACAGATGACAATAATTTACCTCTTCACCCACAGAGTCTTGAAACAATTAATACTAAAAAG GTATTACCTCAGAATACATTGAGAAAAAATCAACTCCAGTTATTACCATATCTTAGTTACGGATCGGAGATAGTACATCCTATAGCAGAACAAAGCGATGAACAGTTTGCTAATGAAAGTACAGGAGGATTTAGTCTTCGCGATTCTTGTAGTCCATTACTTACTCGAAAAAGTTGTGAAACTAATACTACCTCAAATCGAGACAGAAGTCTTAGTACTAGCCGATTTGAAGATAGATTTTCAAG ATTTAATGGGGATGCTGGTATAGATAATGATTCTGCAAATTCTCGTGATGCCCTGATCGAAGAATCAAAGCCTGGCGTGAAAAGAAGATACAGTAACGCGAGTCAGAGCAGTCGTGAATTTTCAGATGGAGAGAGGTCCAAAGAcaaagataaattgaaaaatatagatgATCCGTTAAATGTTGGAAGTGTTCTTGGAATTGATCGATTATTCGAAGGCAATGATTGTACATTAGAATCACGAACGAATAAAG gATTGCATGATAAGGAACCAGATTCTGGTTCGTCTAGTACGATACTGAGCATGGAAAACGAGGTGAAACGAAAGTTACTCCCGCAATTAGAAACAGATAACAAACGACATCAAGGTGCGATACCTAAACAAAGCCGTCCAAAACCTGCAGTAGAAGCTATAGATGATAATATTACAACTGTTGAACAAACCCGGCCAAGACTTAAACGAACGTTAGAAGTCAGAAGAGACAAAAATAGAAGAAGAGAGGGAAGATTTGAACAAACTAGCGGTTCGAACAACGAGTTAAGTACACTTAGCCTTGCATCTTCTTTGTTAGCTACGTTATTGACTTCTGGTCGAGAGTTACCTGGTCAATCTAGTACAGTGTCCGATTTAAGATTAGGCTGTAGTTCAGAAAACCGAAACTCACGAAGAAGGCGAGGTCCTTTGAAGTGCTCAATTAGACCGTATCGCGTACCACGAGATAGAAATCGGGACGACAACGTTGTTCCGTTCACCGCTCTACTTGGATTGATATCGAACGAAGAATGTCATTTGGTCGCCAACCATAACGACACCATAGAAGCAACCGTACCTTATTTCCACGACGAAAGCGAACGCTGGTTAGCCTATACCTTCGACGAGAAAACATCCGACGCTGCTGCAGCTGCGCAAGTTCCTTCTAGCAATAATGATAAATTGTTGAATACCTTGCTACGTCAACAACTTAATCAAAATTTACGTTAcgatagaaattgggaattaacGGACACTCTAAGCATCAGTTCTAGTAGTCCATCGTTAAATTCTCTTGATTTAAGTATACACATAGATACACCGCCTGTTTTGTCGAGCCCAAAAAGCAATCAAACGAAGGCACAAAAttcattttcatcaaatttagtTTCTTCGAATACTGGAAGTACTAATCACTCGACGGGAGAAACCTCGGAACGAGATCAATTTCATCAGAATGCTGGGAATTCGAATCAGTGTGAACCTGAGACCTTAGAACGTGATCAATTTCATCTGTACATGTCACGTATCGAATCGATGACAGATAGAAATCGAAGATTACGGAATTTATTAGGATATTTCAATTTGAACCTTTACCCAGTTGACTCTAATCGTCGAGTGTCTGTCTTAACGATGCCAACGCATCAGGAAGCCGATATGAACACAAATTTATCTTGGAACCGATTTATCGGTGGTTTAGATGGTTCTGATTCTAAACCCAAACAAGCAAGACATTACTataaatggaaaattgggaaattaccgCACATCAAAGTGCGATTCGATCGTTTATTTTTGTTAGCTTTGTTGGATCGAAATTTGACCATTTTTGAGACTATCATTTCGACGTTCCTAGCAGTCGCCGTCGCCGGATTAGGTCTCTTGTTGCTTCAACAAGGATTTTACCAAGATATATTTGCTTTCATGTTCTGCTTCGTAACTGCCGGATGTCAGTATTCATTGTTAAAGTCTGTTCAGCCTGACGCTGCTTCTCCGACGCACGGATTTAATCGCATAATAGTCTTCTCCCGCCCCgtgtattatatattatgttcagggttcatattaattttcaacGAATCTTTGAGGAACTTTAAAACATCCGAGTTTCGGATATACGGTTTACGAATCGCAGACTATGATGTTATATTGCAGATacgcaatattttattaatttttcttttgtgcTTTCCACTTGTATTTTCTTTGGGTTTGCTCCCTCAGATCAATACTTTTTTAATGTACCTCTGTGAACATATAGACATTCATTTGTTTGGAGGTAACGCTACCACTAGTCTACTTTCTTCCATatactgtctctgtcgcagtatCGTCACTGTAATTATTTTGTACGGGTTTGCGTATGGAGCGCTCACAGAACCCAAGTCTTCGCAACATATTTTATTCTCCATTTTTGCGGGCTTGTTAGTCGCTGTGTCTTATCACTTGAGCAGATCTTCCTCGGATCCCTCCGTAATGTGGGATATTGTTAAAGCAAATTTGTGGCCACCAGAAGTTTATATGGAAGAAAAGGAAGCTAAGATTATTGAGAATACATCCCGTAGAGACAATTTATCTGCACCGTACAAGGAAGCAAAATTCAGAGCATACAGAAGAAAGAAACATGTAAAGATTGAAGTTGGCGAACAAATGTCTGATACAGAATTAGTAGATCCGTTGCCTGAAAAATTGAGAGCAACAGTAAATGCAAGATTGAAAAATGACTTAATAGTGTGCACAGTGATAGGTACTTTGTCTTTCGGAATTCATTGTTCAACCGTATTCACAGCATTGCAGCCAGAATTAAACCCTGTTTTATGGGGCATCGCAAGTTGTCTAGGATTTCTGTTACATTACATCGTACCACAACTGAGGAAAGAATTACCATGGTTGTGTTTATCAAGACCAGTACTGCGTAGTCATGAATATCCTCAATTTGAAGTTCGTGAACCAGTGAAAATTATGTGGTTTGAAAAAGCTTATGTTTGTCTGTGTTTCCTGGAAAGGAATGTTTTGTATCCAATAGTATTTCTAGGAGCACTTACAGAGTGTTCGTCAAAAATTGTATCCAAATTTGGAGAAAGTATAGGGGCATTAATTATAGTTGTCTGTGGATTGAAATCCTTAAGGTCTGCGTATTCTGATCCATCAACACGTTACCTGGTTCTAATTTTTGCTGTTCTGTTTTTCAAGCTAGATTTCCGAAATCTCAGTGAAACATTTTTGGTAGACTATTTTGTAACAGGAATAGCATTTGCTAAAGTTTATGAATTACTTTTGAAAATTCGATTCGTAGTTACATACATTGCACCCTGGCAAATTACATGGGGTAGTGCTTTTCATGCATTCGCTCAACCCTTCTCCGTTCCACATTCTGCCATGCTGTTCTTGCAAGCGGGTATCTCTGCGATTCTGAGCACTCCTCTAAATCCATTTTTGGGCAGTGCAATTTTTATATCGTCGTACGTGCGTCCGGTAAAATTTTGGGAACGAGATTACAAGACAAGAAGAGTAGACCATTCGAATACACGAATGTCTTCGCATTTGGATCGAAATTTGGGTGCGGATGATAACAatttgaattcgatattctacgAACAATTAACGAGATCGCTGCAACACAGTCTTTGTGGAGACCTTGCTCTTGGCCGCTGGGGAAACGTTGAACAAGGCGACTGTTTTTTACTAGCATCCGACTACTTGAATTGCTTAGTACACATTGTACAATTAGGCAATGGATTAGTAACTTTCCAATTGAGGGGCCTTGAATTTCGAGGAACGTACTGCCAGCAAAGAGAA GTGGAAGCAATATCCGAAGGAATTGAAGATAACAACAACTGTTGTTGCTGCGAAATGGGACATTTTTCTAATGTGTTGAGTGTGAACGCAGCCTTCAGACAGCGCTGGCTAGCTTGGGAGCTTGCTAGCTCCAAATATGTTCTAGAAGGATACTCGATCTCTGACAATTCAGCGGTTTCTATGCTTCAAGTGTTTGAATTTCGCAAAGTACTAGTTACTTACTACGTAAAAAGCATTGTTTTCTATACCGTCAAATCACCAAAATTAAAGTATTGGCTAGAGAATTCTGAAATTGCGGATGCACTTAGTGTAACTCTTAAAAAAAATTTCGTTGACTTGGATCCTGTGTTTAATATGAGCATTCACGAGGACTTTGACTTTCGTGCTAGCGGAATTACAAGAAGCAGTTTCTGCAACGTTTATTTAGATTGGATACAGTATTGTGTTACTAAACATGATAAG ACATTAGATAAGTCAAGAAATTCACGGCTAGTGTCTTTATGTCTCGCATTGAGCCTTTTGGGGAGACGTGTTTTAGGAGCAGTGTCTAACAATACTGTTTCGAACGTGGAATTTTTTCTGTATGGATTGCATGCTCTATTTAAAg GAGATTTTCGAATAACATCGGTTCGAGACGAATGGGTGTTACTCGATGTCGATCTGTTAAGAAGTGTCGTAGCAAAAGGAGTAAGAATGGCGTTAAAGTTACATCAGGATCATTTTATGAGTCCAGAACTGTATGTTGAGCTGTCTGCTCTTTATGAAGCTATAGACAGTCACGACAAGAATCTTGTGATCAGTCATGAAGCAGATCCGCTCTGGAGAAATGCAGTTCTGAACGGCGCCCCTAGCCTTCTAGCTCTTag ACATGCACTTGATGACGGCATCGACGAATATAAAGTAATAATGCTTAATAAACGTTTTTTAAGTTTCCGTGTAATTAAAATGAATCGCGAATGTGTCCGTGGTTTGTGGGCTGGACAGCAAcaagaattaatatatttgagGAATAGAAACCCGGAGCGAGGCTCTATACAGAATGCAAAACAAGCTcttagaaatataataaatagttCTTGCGATCAACCGATTGGTTATCCAATTTACGTTTCGCCGCTGACAACTAGTTACGCAGAAACTAATGAACAGTTATGTTCAATAATTGGAGGACCTTTGAGTCTTGGAATAATCAAGACtaacattttgaaattgtggCAAAG TCTTATTTACAGAGTTAGAAGAAGATGTGGTCAAGGTTGTTCTTCCGGAGGCACAGGATCTCAAGATGATGGAGGTTTTGGTAACGATGGAGTATATGCAATGACTACATACAATATTCATTTAG GCTACAGTCAGTCAGGTCACCATACATCCGGCTCACAGTCCATAGATTCTGGATGTCAAATTGGTGGATCAACTGGACGTGGTTCTTTGGGAAGAACAAATACAGGATCTCTAGGTGGAAACAGAGGATCGCTGGCTTCGGTTGGTAAACCTACAAGCTCAACACTTGCTAGTTTAGCTGGTCTTCTTAGTAACAGCGATATTAAAACTGAAACTAAAAGCGAGACAAGTTTCACCAGTAAATTAGAGAAAGAGGAAGTCTTACAAAGAGTACGG ATCATAGATCCTAATCAAGTGTACGATGCTATTAATTTGGGTCGTCGCATAGACGTAATTTGGCCAGACGAAAGGATGAGGCAACAAGGCGGTAGATCTGGATGGCAACATTGGGTACCTGAAAGAGGTATGGAAGGATGCGTTGTTCATTGTTGGTCCCCTAATCATCGTGATCCTAATCGGCGGTCTCACGTAGATAAAGTAATCTTACTTGTCAAAATTGACGATAAATATGTTCCGATAGCAGAGCAAGGTGTACGAAATTTGGGGGCAGAAGTGTGA